In Alteracholeplasma palmae J233, a single genomic region encodes these proteins:
- a CDS encoding GNAT family N-acetyltransferase encodes MKREVVRMNFIIKNEEIFLLENEKKLALITFPIKTKDVYNINHVFVDPSLRGQGMASKIMEALYNYMKEHNYKVIATCPYAVSWFEKNPEKNDILIESDDPVVCNL; translated from the coding sequence ATGAAAAGAGAGGTTGTTAGAATGAACTTTATCATTAAAAATGAAGAAATATTTTTATTAGAAAATGAAAAGAAATTAGCGTTAATTACTTTTCCTATTAAAACTAAAGATGTTTACAATATAAATCATGTATTTGTAGACCCTAGCTTACGCGGACAAGGAATGGCTTCTAAAATTATGGAAGCTTTATATAATTATATGAAAGAGCATAATTATAAGGTGATAGCAACCTGCCCTTATGCTGTATCATGGTTTGAAAAAAACCCAGAAAAAAACGATATATTAATAGAAAGTGACGATCCTGTTGTATGCAACCTTTAA
- the udk gene encoding uridine kinase yields MQPLKPFLILVAGGSASGKSTVVSKILEKAGLDDVLIIKHDDYYNNQDDMTMDERLKVNYDHPNSLDDKLLYKDLIELLKGNEISKPTYDFVNYTRSKETEIVKPKPVIIVEGILILTNKKIRDLADIKLFVESDDDVRFIRRLKRDLVERGRSLESIVSQYLETVKPMHYEFVKPTKRYADIIIPNDQTHDVAVDVITGKIKQISGEKK; encoded by the coding sequence ATGCAACCTTTAAAACCATTTTTGATTTTAGTAGCTGGAGGATCTGCGTCTGGAAAAAGTACAGTAGTAAGTAAAATATTAGAAAAAGCTGGACTTGATGATGTTTTAATTATTAAGCATGATGATTATTATAATAATCAGGATGATATGACAATGGATGAAAGATTAAAAGTTAATTATGATCATCCAAATTCTCTTGATGATAAACTTTTATATAAAGATCTTATTGAACTATTAAAAGGAAATGAAATATCAAAACCAACATATGATTTTGTTAATTATACAAGAAGCAAAGAAACTGAAATAGTTAAACCTAAGCCAGTTATTATAGTTGAAGGCATACTTATCTTAACTAACAAAAAAATAAGAGATTTAGCAGATATTAAATTATTTGTTGAGTCAGATGATGATGTTAGATTTATTAGAAGACTTAAAAGAGATTTAGTCGAAAGAGGAAGAAGTTTGGAAAGTATTGTTTCACAATATTTAGAAACAGTTAAACCGATGCATTATGAGTTTGTTAAACCAACAAAAAGATATGCAGATATCATTATTCCTAATGACCAAACACACGATGTTGCAGTTGATGTTATTACTGGTAAAATTAAACAAATTAGTGGGGAAAAGAAATGA
- the mtnN gene encoding 5'-methylthioadenosine/S-adenosylhomocysteine nucleosidase: MKLIIAAMQEEIKGYINGAKLVSEKPFLVYEKKDTIAIISGIGKVNAAASLTYALTKYKNIDLIINIGFVGGYEPLEQKDIVIVKNSTYHDFDLSFFGYKKGQVPKMPELFETDTKFLDKFKNYKKVSLYTGDTFMTEKLITEDVIIADMEGTAYYHVAHLFNTPILAIKVISDVIGKNNQLDDYKAFESTKQDYIDDVLKTILKEV, from the coding sequence ATGAAATTAATTATAGCAGCAATGCAAGAAGAAATTAAAGGATACATTAACGGTGCTAAACTGGTTTCAGAAAAGCCATTTTTAGTTTATGAGAAAAAAGATACAATTGCCATTATCTCAGGCATAGGTAAAGTTAATGCGGCAGCTTCTTTAACATATGCTCTTACTAAATATAAAAATATAGACTTGATTATTAACATAGGCTTTGTAGGGGGATATGAACCTCTTGAACAAAAGGACATTGTTATAGTAAAAAATTCAACCTATCATGATTTTGATTTATCTTTCTTTGGATATAAAAAAGGACAAGTGCCAAAGATGCCAGAGTTATTTGAAACAGATACTAAATTCTTAGATAAATTTAAAAACTATAAAAAGGTTTCACTCTATACTGGTGATACTTTTATGACAGAAAAACTTATCACAGAAGATGTTATCATAGCAGATATGGAAGGAACAGCCTACTATCATGTAGCACACTTATTTAATACGCCAATTTTAGCGATTAAAGTCATTTCTGATGTTATTGGTAAAAACAATCAATTAGACGATTACAAGGCATTTGAATCAACTAAACAAGATTATATAGATGATGTTTTAAAAACTATTTTAAAGGAAGTATAA
- a CDS encoding DJ-1 family glyoxalase III: protein MKKGLIVLFDNVEDSEALATRALLVRGEIQVDTATKNKNKQIRTAYGLSVNVEYLLDEINPLDYDFLLIPGGKYVEQIIESEKDLLKLMIEFNQKEKLIAAICAGPRFLGKLNLLENKNYTCYPGCELKINQGTYHKDQKVVIDSNIITARSAGVVIDFAYEIIKKLEGQEKASKVLKEIVY from the coding sequence ATGAAAAAAGGACTAATAGTATTATTTGATAATGTGGAAGACTCAGAAGCACTAGCAACTAGAGCATTACTAGTCCGAGGAGAAATCCAAGTTGATACAGCTACTAAAAATAAAAATAAACAAATAAGAACAGCTTATGGACTTAGTGTTAATGTAGAATATTTATTAGATGAGATTAATCCCTTAGACTATGATTTTTTACTGATTCCAGGTGGAAAATATGTTGAACAGATTATTGAAAGTGAAAAAGACTTGTTAAAATTAATGATAGAGTTTAATCAAAAAGAAAAGTTAATAGCAGCTATATGTGCAGGACCTAGATTTCTAGGAAAACTTAATTTATTAGAAAATAAAAACTACACATGCTATCCTGGTTGTGAACTAAAGATTAATCAAGGAACTTATCATAAAGATCAAAAAGTAGTCATAGATAGTAACATCATTACTGCTAGATCAGCAGGTGTAGTGATAGATTTTGCATATGAAATAATAAAAAAATTAGAAGGTCAAGAAAAAGCATCAAAGGTGCTAAAAGAAATTGTTTATTAA